A genome region from Bradyrhizobium commune includes the following:
- a CDS encoding ribbon-helix-helix domain-containing protein — translation MKSPVVKRSIVVAGHKTSVSLEEAFWNGMKEISGLRNMTLSELVGEIDSNRQQGNLSSAIRLFVLDYFKSRAMAPQPDKVPAQ, via the coding sequence ATGAAATCGCCGGTCGTGAAACGATCGATCGTGGTCGCCGGCCACAAGACCAGCGTGAGCCTGGAAGAGGCGTTCTGGAACGGCATGAAGGAGATTTCGGGCCTGCGCAACATGACGCTGTCCGAGCTCGTCGGCGAGATCGACAGCAACCGCCAGCAAGGCAATCTGTCCTCCGCGATCCGGCTGTTCGTGCTGGACTACTTCAAGAGCCGCGCCATGGCGCCGCAGCCGGACAAGGTCCCGGCCCAGTAG
- a CDS encoding zinc-dependent alcohol dehydrogenase family protein produces MKTFHLNGDAGAGGLVRAEVSKPEPANGEVRIRVEAASLNYRDLLILDRVGQGGLNGRVPLSDGAGVVDAIGSDVQQWRPGDRVAASFFRDWVSGPFKASYVASALGGNTMDGMLAEYVVLPATALVSVPAHLTSVEAATLPCAGVTAWHGLIARAGMGKGDTLLVQGTGGVALFGLQLAAALGARAIVISSSDEKLDRAKAMGASILINYRDTPDWDVALMQATDGKGASHILELGGPGTYDRSLRSVASGGKIVQIGVLTGFGPKPDLARLQWENADIIGVTVGSVEHFTTMNRVLTEHTIHPVVDRVYGFDEAPAAYAHLRTGSHFGKVVVEF; encoded by the coding sequence ATGAAAACCTTCCATTTGAATGGCGATGCAGGTGCTGGCGGCCTTGTGCGAGCCGAAGTCAGCAAACCCGAACCCGCCAATGGTGAAGTTCGCATCCGGGTCGAAGCGGCAAGTCTGAACTACCGCGACCTCCTGATCCTCGATCGGGTGGGCCAGGGTGGGCTCAACGGCCGCGTGCCGCTCTCCGACGGCGCGGGCGTCGTCGATGCCATCGGCTCGGACGTCCAGCAATGGCGGCCCGGCGACCGCGTTGCCGCATCGTTCTTTCGCGACTGGGTCTCGGGGCCGTTCAAGGCCAGCTATGTTGCGTCAGCGCTCGGTGGCAACACGATGGACGGAATGCTCGCGGAGTATGTCGTGCTGCCGGCAACGGCGCTCGTCTCCGTGCCGGCGCACCTCACCTCGGTCGAAGCCGCGACCTTGCCCTGTGCCGGTGTCACGGCCTGGCACGGCCTCATCGCACGTGCCGGGATGGGCAAAGGCGACACACTGCTGGTCCAGGGGACAGGCGGCGTCGCGCTGTTCGGCCTTCAGCTCGCAGCGGCGCTGGGGGCGCGCGCGATTGTGATATCTTCGTCGGATGAGAAACTCGACCGTGCCAAGGCGATGGGCGCCTCGATCCTCATCAACTACCGTGACACGCCTGACTGGGATGTCGCCCTGATGCAAGCGACGGACGGCAAAGGTGCCAGCCATATCCTCGAACTCGGCGGCCCCGGCACCTATGATCGATCGCTGCGATCGGTCGCGTCGGGTGGCAAGATTGTTCAGATTGGTGTTTTGACCGGGTTCGGCCCGAAGCCCGACCTCGCGCGCCTTCAATGGGAGAATGCCGACATCATCGGTGTCACCGTCGGATCGGTCGAACATTTCACCACGATGAATCGCGTCTTGACCGAACACACGATCCACCCGGTCGTCGATCGGGTCTACGGTTTCGACGAGGCACCCGCAGCGTATGCTCACCTGCGGACCGGCTCGCACTTCGGCAAGGTCGTTGTCGAGTTCTAG
- a CDS encoding ATPase domain-containing protein, with amino-acid sequence MISKASAAQDGESKDLPRVSTGSEGLDNILGGGFDANRMYLYEGRPGTGKTTMALQFLLRGVRSGERGLYISLSETKRELDLVAKRHGWSLEGVDIFELVPPETTLDPDRELTVFHPAEMELNETTNLVFKEVERINPARVVLDSLSELRLLAQNPLRYRRQVLALKHFFTNRKCTVVLLDDLSSSQDDLQLHSIAHGVVMLEQLAIDYGAERRRLRVIKMRGIKFRGGFHDFTIEEGGLHIFPRLVAAEHHKPFRGECTPSGNTELDQLLGGGLERGTNALLIGAAGVGKSSLALTYAIAAAERGEHAVFFAFDEGRGTVEARAKTLGLPLEKYIESGHIRFQQIDPAELSPGEFAANVRRSVECDNARIVIIDSLNGYLNAMPDERFLILQMHELLSYLAQQGVLTILVLAQHGLVGPMDTPLDISYLSDAVIMLRYFEVGGTVRRALSVVKKRSGQHEHTIREFRLSSAGIRLGPPLKEFSGIFSGNPSYTGKAMPEGSAG; translated from the coding sequence ATGATCAGCAAAGCCAGCGCCGCTCAAGACGGTGAGTCCAAAGATTTGCCGAGAGTTTCGACGGGCAGCGAAGGGCTCGATAACATCCTCGGAGGGGGCTTCGATGCCAATCGGATGTACCTGTACGAAGGCAGGCCCGGCACCGGCAAGACCACGATGGCGCTCCAGTTCCTGCTGCGGGGTGTCCGGAGTGGCGAACGTGGGCTCTACATTTCCCTGTCCGAAACCAAGCGCGAGCTGGATCTCGTCGCAAAACGGCACGGCTGGTCGCTCGAGGGTGTCGACATCTTTGAACTGGTGCCACCGGAGACGACGCTCGATCCGGACCGCGAGCTCACGGTGTTCCATCCCGCCGAGATGGAGCTGAACGAAACGACAAACCTGGTTTTCAAGGAGGTCGAGCGCATCAATCCCGCCCGGGTCGTGCTCGACAGCCTGTCCGAACTGCGCCTCCTTGCCCAGAACCCGCTGCGTTACAGACGCCAGGTCCTGGCTCTGAAACACTTCTTCACCAACCGCAAGTGTACGGTCGTGCTTCTCGACGATCTCTCTTCGTCCCAGGACGACCTGCAACTGCATTCGATTGCACATGGCGTGGTGATGCTCGAACAACTCGCCATCGATTACGGCGCGGAGCGACGACGGCTCCGCGTGATAAAGATGCGCGGCATCAAGTTTCGCGGCGGCTTCCATGATTTTACGATCGAAGAAGGCGGCCTGCATATCTTTCCACGGCTGGTCGCCGCCGAGCATCACAAGCCTTTTCGCGGCGAATGCACTCCTAGCGGCAATACTGAACTGGATCAACTCCTCGGAGGCGGCCTCGAGCGCGGCACCAACGCGCTCCTCATAGGCGCCGCCGGCGTCGGTAAGTCATCCCTTGCATTGACTTATGCGATAGCGGCAGCCGAGCGCGGCGAACACGCAGTCTTTTTCGCCTTCGACGAAGGCCGCGGCACGGTCGAAGCCCGCGCCAAAACGCTTGGATTGCCTCTCGAAAAGTATATCGAGTCCGGCCACATCCGCTTTCAACAGATCGATCCGGCCGAACTGTCACCGGGCGAGTTCGCTGCAAACGTGAGAAGAAGCGTCGAATGCGACAATGCGCGCATCGTCATCATCGACAGTCTGAACGGCTACCTCAATGCCATGCCGGACGAACGCTTTCTCATCCTGCAGATGCACGAGCTCCTGAGCTATCTTGCGCAGCAAGGGGTGCTGACCATCCTGGTTCTCGCCCAGCATGGGCTAGTCGGGCCAATGGATACGCCGCTCGACATCAGCTATCTGAGCGATGCCGTGATCATGCTGCGATATTTCGAGGTGGGCGGCACGGTGCGGCGTGCCTTGTCGGTGGTCAAGAAGCGCAGCGGTCAACACGAGCACACCATCCGCGAGTTTCGCCTCAGCAGCGCCGGCATCAGGTTGGGTCCTCCGCTCAAGGAGTTCAGCGGCATCTTTTCGGGCAATCCGAGTTACACTGGCAAGGCAATGCCGGAAGGATCGGCCGGATGA
- the feoB gene encoding ferrous iron transporter B produces the protein MEAPLLHLALVGTPNSGKTSLFNALTGSRQKVANYPGVTVERKEGFFVTPQGRQVSVVDLPGTYSLRGRSPDEEITRDFVLGKASGEALPDLVLCVADATNLRLTIRLLLELKRTGRPIVLVLNMFDIASRRGVSVDVVRLAKELGVPVVTSIAVRKGGTADLLALTDEISAKLAAEPAENSWRALSVSELRATQREADRIIADCVSLPARPDTWTARIDAVVLHPVGGLIVLAAILFVMFQAVFAWAQPLMELLQSGFDALGEFVHATLPAGLLQSFLQNGVISGVGSVIVFLPQIIIIFLFILLLEDFGYMARAAFLMDRIMGGAGLHGRAFIPLLSSFACAIPGIMATRVIDNKRDRLTTILIAPLMTCSARIPVYTLIISAFIPARDVWGFINLQGLVMFGLYATGITSALAVSFLIKFFMLRDFAPAPFMLELPDYKMPRLKSIAIGIFTRAKMFLQRAGTTIFSMMVLIWFLASFPQPPAGATEPAIDFSLAAIIGKAIEPLLGPVGFNWQIAVALIPGMAAREVAVAALGTVYAIEGGKEAAEQIGQVLATKWSLATALSLLAWYIFAPQCASTLAVIRRETGSWTWMAVTFLYMLVLAYLASLVTYNVAVALGAG, from the coding sequence ATGGAAGCTCCTCTGCTGCATCTCGCCCTGGTGGGCACGCCAAACAGCGGCAAGACCTCGCTGTTCAACGCGCTGACCGGCAGCCGGCAGAAGGTCGCGAACTATCCGGGCGTCACCGTCGAGCGCAAGGAAGGTTTTTTCGTCACCCCGCAGGGACGCCAGGTCTCGGTGGTCGACCTGCCCGGCACCTATTCGCTGCGCGGCCGCAGCCCGGACGAGGAGATCACCCGCGACTTCGTGCTCGGCAAGGCCTCCGGCGAAGCCCTGCCCGATCTCGTGCTGTGCGTGGCCGATGCGACCAATCTGCGCCTGACCATCCGCCTGCTGCTGGAGCTGAAGCGCACCGGCCGGCCGATCGTGCTGGTGCTCAACATGTTCGACATCGCAAGCCGCCGCGGCGTCTCGGTCGACGTCGTTAGGCTCGCCAAGGAGCTCGGCGTGCCCGTGGTCACCTCGATTGCGGTGCGCAAGGGCGGCACGGCCGATCTGTTGGCGCTGACCGACGAGATCTCGGCCAAGCTCGCGGCCGAGCCGGCCGAGAACAGCTGGCGCGCGCTCAGCGTCTCCGAATTGCGCGCGACCCAGCGCGAGGCCGACCGCATCATCGCCGACTGCGTCAGCCTGCCCGCTCGCCCCGACACCTGGACCGCGCGGATCGATGCCGTGGTGCTGCATCCGGTCGGCGGGCTGATCGTGCTCGCGGCCATCCTGTTCGTGATGTTCCAGGCGGTGTTCGCCTGGGCGCAGCCGCTGATGGAGCTGCTCCAATCGGGCTTCGATGCGCTCGGCGAGTTCGTGCACGCCACCCTGCCCGCCGGCCTGTTGCAGAGCTTCCTCCAGAACGGCGTGATCTCCGGCGTCGGCAGCGTCATCGTGTTCCTGCCGCAGATCATCATCATCTTCCTGTTCATCCTGCTCCTGGAAGATTTCGGCTACATGGCGCGCGCGGCGTTCCTGATGGACCGCATCATGGGCGGGGCGGGGCTGCACGGCCGCGCCTTCATTCCGCTGTTGTCGAGCTTTGCCTGCGCCATTCCCGGCATCATGGCGACGCGCGTGATCGACAACAAGCGCGACCGGCTGACCACGATCCTGATCGCGCCGCTGATGACCTGCTCGGCGCGCATTCCGGTCTACACGCTGATCATCTCCGCCTTCATTCCGGCCAGGGACGTCTGGGGCTTCATCAACCTGCAAGGCCTCGTGATGTTCGGCCTCTACGCCACCGGCATCACCAGCGCGCTGGCCGTCTCGTTCCTCATCAAGTTCTTCATGCTGCGCGACTTTGCGCCGGCACCCTTCATGCTGGAGCTGCCGGACTACAAGATGCCGCGGCTGAAATCGATCGCGATCGGTATCTTCACCCGCGCAAAAATGTTCCTCCAGCGCGCCGGCACCACGATCTTCTCGATGATGGTGCTGATCTGGTTTCTGGCCTCGTTCCCGCAGCCGCCGGCAGGCGCGACCGAGCCTGCGATCGACTTCAGCCTGGCCGCCATCATCGGCAAGGCGATCGAGCCGCTGCTTGGCCCCGTCGGCTTCAACTGGCAGATCGCGGTCGCGCTGATCCCGGGCATGGCGGCGCGCGAGGTCGCGGTCGCTGCGCTCGGCACCGTCTATGCGATCGAAGGCGGCAAGGAAGCGGCCGAGCAGATCGGCCAGGTTCTGGCAACGAAGTGGTCGCTGGCGACCGCGCTGTCGCTGCTCGCCTGGTACATCTTCGCCCCGCAATGCGCCTCCACGCTCGCCGTGATCCGGCGCGAGACCGGCAGCTGGACCTGGATGGCGGTGACGTTCCTGTACATGCTGGTGCTGGCGTATCTGGCGAGCCTCGTGACGTACAATGTCGCGGTGGCACTTGGAGCCGGTTAG
- a CDS encoding MerR family transcriptional regulator: MKIGELSRRTGVSVRMLRYYEGEGLLAPQRSGSGYRDYGPADEETVRRIKMLGSAGMTLETIQRLLPCVQNCDPAFRPCNELRRILAQQVGQIDERIETLSQSRTILAGFLASVN, translated from the coding sequence ATGAAGATTGGCGAACTCTCCCGGCGGACCGGCGTCAGCGTCCGAATGCTTCGCTACTACGAGGGCGAAGGACTGCTTGCGCCCCAGCGGTCCGGCTCCGGCTATCGCGACTATGGGCCGGCCGACGAGGAAACCGTGCGGCGGATCAAAATGCTTGGTTCCGCCGGGATGACGCTCGAAACGATCCAGCGGCTACTCCCGTGCGTGCAGAACTGCGATCCGGCTTTCAGGCCGTGCAACGAGCTGCGAAGAATCCTCGCTCAGCAGGTCGGCCAGATCGACGAACGTATCGAGACGCTCAGCCAGAGCCGGACAATTCTTGCTGGCTTCCTGGCAAGCGT
- a CDS encoding GNAT family N-acetyltransferase, whose protein sequence is MDRFSTDRLIAERLRDDHLADLVALHLDPEVSRYLGGVRAPEATKAYLAVNIAHWDRHGFGLWALRTRDGAFAGRAGIRHILVDGIDEIEIAYTFKREFWGQGLASEIAIALTQIGLSQLALPSLIGLVFVGHRASRRVLEKANYVLEKSTIHHGEDVVIYRIRQ, encoded by the coding sequence ATGGACCGTTTCTCCACCGACAGGCTGATCGCCGAGCGATTGCGTGACGATCACCTCGCCGACCTCGTCGCGCTCCACCTCGATCCCGAAGTGTCCCGCTATCTCGGCGGCGTGCGTGCGCCGGAGGCGACGAAGGCTTACCTCGCCGTCAACATCGCGCATTGGGACCGGCACGGTTTCGGACTGTGGGCGCTGCGAACGCGCGATGGCGCGTTTGCCGGACGGGCGGGCATCCGGCACATCCTCGTCGACGGCATCGACGAGATCGAGATCGCTTACACGTTCAAGCGGGAATTCTGGGGCCAGGGGCTTGCCAGCGAGATCGCGATCGCGCTGACGCAGATCGGGCTGTCGCAGCTCGCGTTGCCGTCGCTCATCGGCCTGGTGTTCGTCGGGCACCGCGCGTCGCGCCGCGTGCTGGAGAAAGCGAACTACGTCCTCGAAAAGAGCACGATTCATCACGGCGAGGATGTCGTGATTTACCGCATCCGACAGTGA
- a CDS encoding DUF4169 family protein — protein sequence MGNVINLNRFRKRAERETSAKQADANRAKFGRTKAERSAEEKQADQAKEHLDQHRIDREEQP from the coding sequence ATGGGGAACGTCATCAACCTGAATCGTTTCAGGAAGCGCGCCGAGCGAGAAACCTCGGCGAAGCAGGCGGACGCCAACCGGGCGAAGTTCGGCCGCACGAAGGCCGAGCGATCGGCGGAGGAGAAGCAGGCGGACCAGGCGAAGGAGCATCTGGACCAGCATCGGATCGATCGCGAGGAGCAGCCATGA
- the fumC gene encoding class II fumarate hydratase → MAKIARLKTATPATRTETDSFGPIEVPADRYWGAQTERSRQNFRIGIDRMPISLVHALGIVKLAAAQSNLELGLLDQRRANAIIRAAREVIEGKLDDHFPLVVWQTGSGTQSNMNLNEVIANRANELLGGELGAKKPVHPNDHVNMSQSSNDSFPTAMHIAAASRINADLVPALGELHRALRQKEKEFAKIVKIGRTHTQDATPLTLGQEFSGYAAQVESGIARLKVAVKDLYPLAQGGTAVGTGLNSSPRFAKLFAKQVAGITKLPFTSAANKFEALASNDAYVLAHGAINSVATGLFKIANDIRLLGSGPRSGLGELVLPENEPGSSIMPGKVNPTQCEAMTMVCCQVFGNHTTITVAGSQGHFELNVYKPVLAYNMLHSIRLLADAARSFTEHCVSGIRANEKHIKELMERSLMLVTALAPKIGYDNAAKVAKTAHANGTTLKEEALRLGFVSGEEFDRLVQPEKMTRPG, encoded by the coding sequence ATGGCCAAAATTGCCCGCTTGAAGACCGCCACCCCCGCGACCCGCACCGAGACCGACAGTTTCGGTCCGATCGAAGTGCCAGCCGATCGCTATTGGGGGGCGCAGACCGAGCGCTCGCGCCAGAACTTTCGCATCGGCATCGACCGCATGCCGATCTCCCTCGTGCACGCACTCGGCATCGTCAAGCTCGCGGCCGCACAGTCCAACCTCGAACTCGGCCTGCTCGACCAGCGCCGCGCCAATGCGATCATCCGTGCTGCGCGCGAGGTGATCGAGGGCAAGCTGGATGACCATTTTCCGCTGGTGGTGTGGCAGACCGGCTCGGGCACCCAGAGCAACATGAACCTCAACGAGGTGATCGCCAACCGCGCCAATGAACTCCTCGGCGGCGAGCTCGGCGCCAAGAAGCCGGTACATCCGAACGATCACGTCAACATGAGTCAGTCGTCGAACGACTCCTTTCCCACCGCGATGCATATCGCCGCCGCAAGCCGCATCAATGCCGATCTCGTGCCTGCCCTTGGCGAGTTGCACCGCGCGCTGCGGCAGAAGGAGAAGGAGTTCGCCAAGATCGTGAAGATCGGCCGCACCCACACCCAGGACGCGACGCCGCTGACGCTCGGCCAGGAATTTTCGGGCTATGCCGCCCAGGTCGAAAGCGGCATCGCGCGACTGAAGGTCGCGGTAAAGGATCTCTATCCGCTGGCACAGGGCGGCACCGCCGTCGGCACCGGCCTCAACTCGAGCCCTCGCTTCGCAAAACTGTTCGCCAAGCAGGTCGCAGGCATCACCAAGCTGCCGTTCACCAGCGCCGCCAACAAATTCGAGGCGCTGGCCTCCAACGACGCTTACGTGCTGGCGCATGGCGCCATCAATTCGGTGGCGACGGGCCTGTTCAAGATCGCCAACGACATCCGTCTGCTCGGCTCGGGCCCGCGCTCGGGCCTTGGCGAACTGGTCCTGCCGGAGAACGAGCCGGGCTCATCGATCATGCCGGGCAAGGTCAATCCGACGCAGTGCGAGGCGATGACGATGGTATGCTGCCAGGTGTTCGGCAATCACACGACTATCACGGTCGCCGGCAGCCAGGGGCATTTCGAGCTCAACGTCTACAAGCCCGTGCTCGCCTACAACATGCTGCACTCGATCCGCCTCCTGGCTGACGCTGCACGCTCCTTCACCGAGCATTGCGTCAGCGGCATCCGCGCCAATGAAAAGCACATCAAGGAGCTGATGGAGCGCTCGCTGATGCTGGTGACGGCGCTGGCGCCGAAGATCGGCTACGACAATGCGGCGAAGGTGGCGAAGACCGCGCATGCCAACGGCACCACGCTGAAGGAAGAGGCACTGCGGCTGGGCTTCGTCTCAGGCGAAGAGTTCGACCGTCTGGTGCAGCCGGAGAAGATGACGCGGCCCGGATGA
- a CDS encoding SspB family protein has product MATDHIRYDVLARDALRGVLRKVLTDAASHGLPGEHHFFITFVSKADGVKISPRLLAQYPEEMTIILQHQFWDLTVLEDRFEVGLSFGGIPERLIVPFSAINRFLDPSVKFGLEFDTSDVAEVGPETLPAAPTPSAIAVPAPASEPAETADEPTPPNQGGAEVVRLDRFRKK; this is encoded by the coding sequence ATGGCGACCGATCATATCCGATACGATGTGCTGGCCCGCGACGCGCTGCGCGGCGTGCTGCGCAAGGTGCTGACCGACGCCGCGTCCCATGGACTGCCGGGCGAGCATCATTTCTTCATCACGTTCGTCTCGAAGGCCGACGGCGTGAAGATCTCGCCGCGGCTGCTGGCGCAATATCCGGAAGAGATGACGATCATCCTCCAGCACCAGTTCTGGGACCTGACTGTGCTCGAGGACCGTTTCGAGGTCGGCCTGTCCTTTGGCGGCATTCCGGAGCGGCTGATCGTCCCGTTCAGCGCGATCAATCGCTTCCTCGATCCGTCGGTGAAATTCGGCCTTGAGTTCGACACCTCCGATGTCGCAGAGGTCGGACCCGAGACGTTGCCGGCCGCCCCTACCCCCTCGGCTATCGCAGTGCCCGCGCCGGCCAGTGAACCGGCGGAGACCGCGGACGAGCCGACCCCGCCGAACCAGGGCGGCGCCGAAGTCGTGCGGCTCGATCGTTTCCGCAAGAAATGA
- a CDS encoding FeoA family protein, with the protein MTNTKTTRPEMPLGLALRGYTGVIQHLSTRHTGSALSDIELESRLIELGFVEGARVEVLHEGLVGRDPIAVRVDNITIAVRRREAMAIIVA; encoded by the coding sequence ATGACCAACACCAAGACGACGCGCCCCGAAATGCCGCTGGGTCTCGCCCTGCGCGGCTACACCGGCGTCATTCAGCATCTGTCCACCAGGCACACGGGCTCGGCGCTCTCGGACATCGAGCTCGAGAGCCGGCTGATCGAGCTCGGCTTCGTCGAGGGCGCCCGGGTCGAGGTCCTGCACGAGGGGCTGGTCGGGCGCGACCCGATCGCCGTCCGTGTCGACAACATCACGATCGCGGTCCGCCGTCGCGAAGCCATGGCCATCATCGTCGCCTGA
- a CDS encoding response regulator: MSARRDHHVLVFAPIGRDGQAAAELFRGSSLEAINCRSLPQLLDEMTAGVGAVFLAEEGLFGKDTAPLAQWIANQPPWSDLPFVILTSHREHPAVVAWRRGIVALLRNVSLLERPVQPITLTSAIQSAMRARGRQYEIRALLEAREQTAQQLERLVVERTRALEDANEQLRLEMNERARIEEALRQAQKIEAIGQLTGGVAHDFNNLLMVISGGLDMLDRQTDPARRRRLMDGMVQAAQRGASLTRQLLAFSRRQTLRPEPVDVALQMGGMRELLDRSLRGDVHVEFDFPDTLWPVEVDPGELELVVLNLAVNARDAMPNGGTIVVRGENLPDLNDEQIVGDYVRLSVVDTGVGMGPEILSRVFEPFFTTKEVGKGSGLGLAQVHGFATQSRGMVRIRSEVGQGTSIELYLPRSHRVPPKERHLIDLNMVRPKKDNHGRILLVEDDDEVAALVSEMLGQLGYEVTRAASGAAALGALADGRAVDLIFSDIMMPGGMNGVELAHEIKRRRSDIPVLLTSGYSEAAVHEAELAGIQILPKPYHIDELAAALNTVKSEFGPDTESKRSNRC; this comes from the coding sequence ATGAGCGCCAGGCGAGATCATCATGTTCTCGTCTTTGCTCCGATAGGACGCGACGGACAGGCTGCCGCGGAGCTCTTCCGCGGCTCGAGCCTCGAAGCGATCAACTGCCGAAGCCTTCCCCAACTTCTCGACGAGATGACCGCGGGCGTAGGGGCGGTTTTCCTTGCCGAAGAAGGTCTGTTTGGGAAGGATACGGCGCCGCTGGCGCAATGGATCGCGAATCAGCCGCCATGGTCCGACCTCCCTTTCGTCATTCTCACCAGTCATCGCGAGCATCCCGCCGTCGTCGCATGGCGCCGCGGCATTGTCGCGCTTCTCCGAAACGTCTCGCTGCTCGAACGGCCAGTCCAGCCGATAACGCTGACAAGCGCCATTCAATCGGCCATGCGGGCCCGAGGGCGTCAATACGAGATCCGGGCATTGCTTGAGGCGCGCGAGCAGACGGCCCAACAACTCGAAAGACTGGTCGTCGAGCGCACGCGCGCGCTGGAGGATGCCAATGAGCAGTTACGCCTCGAAATGAACGAGCGCGCCCGGATCGAGGAGGCGCTCCGCCAGGCTCAGAAGATCGAGGCCATCGGCCAGTTGACCGGCGGAGTGGCGCATGACTTCAACAATCTGCTGATGGTTATTTCCGGCGGGCTGGACATGCTTGACCGTCAGACAGACCCTGCCCGCCGTCGCCGCTTGATGGACGGGATGGTCCAGGCCGCCCAGCGCGGCGCCAGCCTGACCAGGCAGCTTCTTGCGTTCTCGCGCCGGCAGACGCTCCGGCCCGAGCCCGTCGACGTCGCCTTGCAGATGGGCGGCATGCGCGAGCTGCTCGATCGAAGCTTGAGGGGCGACGTCCACGTCGAGTTCGATTTTCCGGACACGCTCTGGCCGGTGGAGGTCGATCCCGGCGAGCTCGAACTCGTGGTTCTCAACCTGGCGGTCAACGCCAGGGACGCCATGCCCAATGGCGGCACGATTGTCGTGCGAGGAGAAAATCTCCCCGATTTGAATGACGAGCAGATCGTTGGCGACTATGTGCGCCTGTCCGTCGTCGATACCGGCGTGGGCATGGGACCGGAGATTTTGTCGCGCGTTTTCGAACCGTTTTTCACGACGAAGGAAGTCGGAAAAGGGTCGGGGCTCGGCCTTGCCCAGGTCCACGGATTTGCGACGCAGTCGCGGGGAATGGTCCGCATTCGATCGGAAGTCGGCCAAGGCACCAGCATCGAGCTTTACCTGCCGCGGTCCCACCGCGTGCCGCCCAAGGAGCGGCACCTCATCGATCTCAACATGGTGCGGCCCAAAAAGGACAATCATGGCAGAATCCTTCTCGTGGAGGACGATGACGAGGTTGCGGCACTGGTGAGCGAGATGCTTGGTCAGCTCGGCTACGAGGTCACACGTGCTGCGAGCGGTGCCGCCGCGCTCGGTGCCTTGGCCGATGGCCGCGCCGTCGACCTGATCTTTTCCGACATCATGATGCCGGGCGGCATGAATGGGGTCGAGTTGGCGCATGAGATCAAAAGAAGACGAAGCGACATCCCCGTCCTTCTGACCAGCGGATACTCCGAGGCCGCGGTTCACGAAGCCGAACTGGCGGGTATCCAGATTTTGCCGAAACCTTATCATATCGACGAGCTGGCCGCGGCGCTCAACACGGTCAAGTCAGAATTTGGGCCGGACACGGAGTCCAAACGGTCCAACCGGTGCTGA
- a CDS encoding DUF417 family protein: MREFYVAETGGGSYRPLAILRWVMVVIFVSFGMQKFTPQSAQGIAQFIGNSPFISWLSIFGLRGEAYVLGVTEFVIAALLVAGSFSPILSALGSFMGVVTFAITWSFFFTTPGVVTWSLSSDPMAWNLAGEFLFKDVVLLCVCVVLFLASLPQSVVRLRTG, encoded by the coding sequence ATGAGAGAGTTCTACGTCGCTGAGACCGGTGGTGGTTCCTATCGTCCGCTCGCCATTCTCCGCTGGGTCATGGTGGTCATCTTCGTCTCGTTCGGGATGCAGAAATTCACGCCGCAATCGGCACAGGGCATCGCCCAGTTCATCGGCAACAGTCCGTTCATCTCCTGGCTGTCGATATTCGGCCTGAGGGGAGAGGCCTATGTCCTCGGTGTCACTGAATTCGTGATTGCGGCACTGCTCGTGGCAGGCAGCTTCAGCCCAATCCTGTCCGCGCTCGGCTCGTTCATGGGCGTGGTGACCTTCGCGATCACCTGGTCGTTCTTTTTCACGACGCCGGGCGTCGTCACATGGAGCCTGTCATCCGATCCGATGGCGTGGAATCTCGCCGGCGAGTTTCTGTTCAAGGATGTCGTCCTGCTCTGTGTGTGCGTCGTGCTGTTCCTCGCCTCTCTGCCGCAATCGGTGGTTCGGCTGCGCACCGGCTGA